A region of the Gadus morhua chromosome 1, gadMor3.0, whole genome shotgun sequence genome:
TTAGTGTTCTTCCTGCTGTGATGAAGTGCACATCACGAAAAACCCTCCAGCTAAGTAACAAGGAAATGATGTTGTAAACTATCCAGTTACTCCAGTTCCGTCTTACGTGTTATAAGCTTCTGTTCCATGACCTCTCAGTGACGAAGAATAATCGCTTTATTAAAATAGGAACGATAAACAGAGAGCTCTCATGTGTAGAAGCTCATAGAAAAGCAAAGAGGCACTTGATAGTACAACCAGCCTGTAGAGACATCTCACTGATGTAGCTACCAATGAGGACACCGAGGTCATGTCCACGGTGTTTCCTCATTTTTACCTTAAGTTTCGTTTCTGTGTTAATGGCGCATAGGATCATTAATACGTGTTAATCCACCGGTCCACCACTAGGTGGCATATATACTGTTATTGACAATGCGACGTGACTCTCCAGATGTCGATATAATTTGTGCCTAGCTGAAGGAAGGAAAGTGGCTGAAGTGATTCACTGCCATGTATAAACAAGCAGTGGAGATGGTGTTACCCCAACGAAGAAGAGGATTACCATGAAGCAGCAACATAGAGgcattcatcacacacacacacacacacacacacacacacacacacacacacacacacacacacacacacacacacacacacacacacagttatacttCAGTTatagttttatatatatttatttcatgattaCAGCAGCACActcatacaaagacacacactaaacagttttggctaaaataaatgtttcatCCGCAACgcggtactgtgtgtgtgtgtgtgtgtgtgtgtgtgtgtgtgtgtgtgtgtgtgtgtgtgtgtgtgtgtgtgtgtgtgtgtgtgtgtgtgtgtgtgtgtgtgtgtgtgtgtgtgtgtgtgtgtgtgtgggtggggggggggggggggggggacgaccaGCGGGTGTCGGGGGAATTTTtgcactgtaggcgcttcggtgaggctgtgatgaagttcactatttattgaACAGTGTCTGGACAGTTACGGACATCCCTGACCTCAGTGGAGTGCACAATCGCCAAGTTTAGAGCTTGGATTCTGCAGTGGACATAGACTGCTGCGGGAAACTGTGCTGCGATGCATGCCTTTCCCGGTTACATTGCCCACACCATCATAcccctgcccaacaatatgggccgtgttacaccgaattttgcgacccaccgaaaagtgtgaccccacggggcgctgttgcacattttctgcaaaaacataaataaatcataagATCTCCCCCTTCTTAATACTAAGATTAATTCTAAACAGTGTTTTACACAGTAGGCCTATCATACAATCGGAAATGTTAaaaggtaaatcagcgtaattTAACCCTGACTGTATATTTgtatgggtaaagaagcaacggtgaaggaccgTACCAAATCATTGTATGGGTccgtaaaatgctaatcaaatcaaaacaaatgtatttattaagcacctttaataaaaaggtaattggttgtggggagatcttatgtttttttgtttttgtcatgcctatCTACGgttcaaactcgtgcatattgcaaaaaatatgcatcagcgccccctggggtcacacttttcggtgggtcgtagaattcggtgtaacaccggatCTAGAGCAGCAATAGCCGTGTCTCATCATTCAAATGCCTCTgcatttgaatgataatgaatgaatggaacgttgcattttttatGTTTCCAGCAAAGATTAGAGTGTGCGCCAATCAATGAATCGTTATGCGGAATCAGAGGAGGTTTGCTCCCTTTGCTttgcaaagcatgtttcagaaatcagcacatttaGATAAATGCTATTGTTGTCACACAGACGCAAGCTATTATTCATTTTTGTAAGGTGGAATTAATTCAGGGTGGAAAATTATGTGAAAAAATGTAAGCACAGTGctttcaggattaggactgatatagcatATGTCGGCCGAAGCCTAAACAATTGTGTTTTCATATGTAGCATTCATattagtctattcttttcgAAGGCTACTCTGATGTCGGCCTTGATGgggaaatatttttttgctgccacaaaatatatataattcatCCAACAACATTCCTGCATCTCCCCCTCCAgcagagcccatttcagcaccatgtcagtagCCTACGAATGTCGTTAGAGCACTGCACGCTCGTTCAAGAGGAGTTTTGGGAAATGCTCTGAGCGTGGAGTGGCAGGTGAGCTTATTAGTCGAACTCAACGCAGGTGCGTTGACCTCTGTCAACGTCGTTATGGCAAAGAGTGCGCTGTGGTTTGAACCCCAAATTGTCACGCCTcgtcctgctacgcggtccaaCACCTCCGTCTAGTGGCAACTTGACGCCACTGTACCCCATTCTTCCGTCACACCTGTCTTCAATCAGCAATCTCCACTTActacttcagccggggatctccatccagccggcgccagttcgtagTTTACAACTACCCAGTTCCTATCAGTCCTACCAGCATTCTCTAGTCCCAGTTCGGTGTTCCTGTTCTCTTGctaaccctctcccctctcccctagTTCTCCGTCCGTCACTCTGCCTACCTGCTGCtgaacccctgcctgcctgactacccgcctatCGTCGAGTCCTtgcctgtctgactgcctgcctgaCGCTGAACTGCCTGACTACCGCTTGTTTCGCCCCAGCTTGTGATATACCCCGTGCCCCAATAAACCCTGTTTCCTTTTACcccgtctctgcctccctgtgtaCAGTCCAGCGCTTGGGTCCCCTCGCCCGCTCCTTAACACAAATGAGCATAAAAAACATCGGGAGCAGTTTAACTAATTAACTAAACATCATATACAATCACTGAATAAAGATTATTCCAATAATATACACACTTCTCGCTCTAAATGTTATCAAAACCCATCTGAATTCTCAATCTACATCAAAATATTGCATTGTCCACTGAGAATAACATAAGGGTCAACCATCTTGTTTGCTGATACCTGCTACTCCCACAATTGCACCACACACCTGCtactcccatgatgcaccacacacacccaactgCTGCTCCCACAATtaaccacacccacccacctgcTGCTCCCATAATGCACCACAGCCCTGCTACCTGAACAGCTCTAGGCGCTGTGTTGAGGCCTCCATGTATACGGCCTGCAGTGCTTTGTCCGAGCGGAATTGTGCTCAGACATATGAACGCTTAGTAAGAAGGTGacatattttaccaccaggtgtgattgtgattagccgttacaagccgttttgaaaatccgcctcttctgacattacaagtgggcgtgtccacctagatttgtgctggatagatgagaaACGTTTGCTCCGGTCCACTGGGTAgtctggtagactgatctatccatcatacatctaggtggacacgcccacttgtgatgtcagaagaggcagattttcaaagcgactggctaatcacactcacacctggttgtaTAATATGTTACCTTGATATGATTATTATGGACATATGCTGttacggcggggggggggggggggggggggggcactaggAGGACAAACAGCGTTGGGTCAGACCACGTGGCACAAACGAAGAAACAAAGAGTTTATTGAAGTTCCTCTCACAACAACGTATACAGGCCACAAGTACGTCAGACCACTACGAGTGAGCATATgtgaatttatttattatcttcCGGTCATGCAAATGACTCTTTTATGTTGGTTTTGTGTTTGGTACAGTAGTGGGTTGGGTGTTGTTGGTCTACCCAGCGGGCAACAGCTGCAGAACTTTCCAGACTAGATCTATTGATCACAAGAgttggaggggggaggcgggacTTCCTGTCGCCCCGCAGCGTCGAAAGGGCCGTGGCCAATCATAAGCGAGCCCCCCTGCAGGCGCCCCCTGGAGGTCTGTTGAGGGCGTCTGCGTCTGTGCAGAGAAACCGGGCCGTATAAATAAACCAGATGGAcggggggagggttgggaggGAATGCCGGGGAGAGTTGGTTTGGGTGGAGAACCAGTGCGGCTCagcggagggtggagggaggaggggagggtggaggaccgGCAGTccagaggtggaggggaggaggaggaatgtcCACAAGTACTTTTACTGCACGTTCTCCATCATCTTCATGAATTCTGAAAACGGAAGACAAGAGAACTTAATGAGTCTCAGAAGAGTCGAAAAATAAGATAATTAAAGTTTTGCTacttgatgtaggcctacatatattgTGTATACATTAATATATGTATTCCGGTTTGTGTATTAATATTATGTATGTATACTATATGcataaaaataaagtataaagtATATACTTTATTCTCAATCCTTTATTTCCGTTATTTACTTCGTGTTTGGAACACATAGGCCTAACTAGTTCCCTGCCCATCTCGTCACGTCATGACGTTGGAGTCTCTAAACAATTCAGTCTCATGTGACGTGACGCCCGTACCGTCATAGTCCAGCATGCCGTCGGAGTTCTTGTCTCCGTCCTTGAGCAGCTCGTCGATCTCCTCCTCCGAGATGGGCTCCCCGGTGCTACGGATGATGAGCGCGAACTCCTCCCGGTCGATGTAGCCGTCGGCGTTCCTGCGGGAATAAAGAGCACGAGCCAAGGTGAGACCCGGAGGAAGTGGAGCCGACGAAACTCGCGTGACCCAGAGGGTCGGAGGAGTTGGACTCGGCGGCTGTGGACGGATGGACACACGTACTTGTCGAACACGCGGAAGCACTCTGCCAACTCGTCCTCGCTCTTGCCGGCCTGGTCCTCCTTTAGCAgcctcaccatcatcaccagGAACTCCTCGAAGTCGATGGTGCCGCTGCCTGCGTTGGGGTTGAGGGCCGGAGCCGGGGTTTATGTGTTAGTGAGGGCCAGGAGGGTTTCTTTCAATGGAGATCATTTTTCTGCATTTCTGGACGAGCAATCCCATTATCTATAATTGAATACATACAGAGGGACTACTGTAGGGCCTATATACTCTGTATATGTTATacttttattaaaataataaattatattatttgtgtgtgcgtgtgtgtgtgtgtgtgtaacgtgaaCGTATTCAACCCCTGGTTACACAGTTATATAGCGCCGATTTGCTTATACATATATTAAAAACTTCATATAAATAAATTGACTAATTATACTAATAATTTTATATTTTTGCAAATAATAACTGTGCTCCGGACCTCATGGCTGGCTACGGCCATGGTCAAGTTAcgtacatcatcatcattatcatcatcatcatcatcatcatcatcatcatcatcatcatcatcatcatcagagcAGTCACGAGTcaccacacacaccgcacactcAGAACACCGCGCTGCCTGTCTGTGCGTAATCGTGAACCATTACGCACGGGCTCCGTCATAATGATGTCGGTTGTTCTACATGTGCTGATGTGTTTATGTTCACACTGGTTACGCACCATCCTCATCGACCTCCTCGATGATCTCATCCAGCTCCTCTCGGGTCGGGTTCTGACCCAACATCCTCATCACCTGACCCAACTCCTTGGTGCTGATGTCACCGCCACCGTCTGTGTCGAACATGTTGAAGGCGGCCTGAAACTCTGGGAAGGAAAACGAACAAAGAaaagcatgaacacacacaaaccgaaaGAAAGGTTTACGCGCTCTTTGTGAAATATGACAGCCTGTGGATATTGTGCAGAACAGCGAGACTTCGGACTCACCGGCAAGCATCTCATCGCTCAGGTATCCGCGGGCCTCCTGTTGCGCGTCAGTCTGGGGAAACAAAGAAACGCGCTTTAAACTAAAGCAGGATGATCTGTTAATGCCGAACACCCATCCCTATTATCGTTATTCTTTTTCCCTGAATGAGCATCAAATGCGCACAATTGTGGCCAGAGACGATCACATATTATCCCATTCACATTCCTGTCATCATGCAGGAGTTATCGCGGGATTAATTTTGGCATGCCTGGAAACTCGCTCTAAGTGAGTTTTTCTATGGGGGCCTCTtatgtgtgtccatatgtgtaTTGATTTAGTTTTGGGGGTTTAGCACTATTTGGGCCTCATTAGTTGTCTGAGGGGGTGAGATAGGGGGGTAATCAACCCGGCTATTTCCGTCTCGCCCTGTATATGGCGATATGGACACACGACCCCGCGGAATCCGTCCCCTAAGCAGAAAGCGCTCCTGCGCCAACCTTGCTGAACTATatccccctaacccctcccaccctcgCAGTCAGCCTGCACCCCCCTCCCAGTCAacctatacccccccccccccccccaccccgcccccccacacacaccccagtcaGCTGAAA
Encoded here:
- the LOC115551526 gene encoding troponin C, skeletal muscle, which codes for MTDAQQEARGYLSDEMLAEFQAAFNMFDTDGGGDISTKELGQVMRMLGQNPTREELDEIIEEVDEDGSGTIDFEEFLVMMVRLLKEDQAGKSEDELAECFRVFDKNADGYIDREEFALIIRSTGEPISEEEIDELLKDGDKNSDGMLDYDEFMKMMENVQ